The proteins below are encoded in one region of Chloroflexota bacterium:
- a CDS encoding HAMP domain-containing histidine kinase: MSLRLRLTLLATLILLLVGGAGVAAVYAILVQGLQRQIDDSLREQARLYTDDVSAWFYRESRRLPGPLPPPPPGSPGDLAGPPGPGQIGPGQIGPGQPNAAVKPGAPAGPFGPPLPRAGTGSGGQFGPGLPGPPGFPPPELSTSMGPPELVVPLLRRFGGTSTFVQVANVDGEVEARSENLGIDTLPLPADALAAARAGTEWLGDVAAEGQRLRLFVMPLLVTRQAGEPPFLLVLQLAQPLAVFDYTLRTLQTTVAVVGSVGIVVALAAGWVLARTALHPIDRLASTADAIGAARDFGQRVPVAGTRQDEIGRLATAFNRMLDELQAAHDQVASALVAQRRFVADASHELRTPLATLRGNIDLLRQIVADAGQPDATESLILDDVSAEAERMGRLLADLLLLAQADAGQHLTLRAVDLTEVAREAARAARLLRDDVQVEARALPEGLLVQGHADRLRQVLLILLDNAVKHTPTGGQVVLTAGLEQRTLPDAAAMADAAAMAVVRVRDQGPGIPPSEQARIFERFYRAPGTRSGEGAGLGLAIARWIAEEHHGTISVESAPGQGATFTLELPCLPPEPPGEPRETAAREPVLAS, translated from the coding sequence TGCCGTCTACGCCATCCTGGTGCAAGGGCTGCAGCGGCAGATCGACGACTCGCTGCGGGAGCAGGCGCGCCTCTACACCGACGACGTGAGCGCCTGGTTCTACCGCGAGTCGCGGCGGCTGCCCGGGCCGCTGCCGCCCCCGCCGCCGGGCAGCCCTGGCGACCTGGCAGGGCCGCCCGGTCCCGGCCAGATCGGTCCCGGCCAGATCGGTCCCGGCCAGCCCAACGCCGCGGTGAAGCCTGGGGCGCCAGCGGGGCCGTTCGGGCCGCCGTTGCCCCGGGCTGGCACCGGGAGCGGCGGCCAGTTCGGGCCGGGGCTTCCTGGACCGCCCGGCTTTCCGCCACCAGAGCTCTCCACCTCGATGGGGCCACCTGAGTTGGTCGTGCCGCTGCTCCGCCGCTTCGGCGGGACCAGCACGTTCGTGCAGGTCGCCAACGTGGATGGGGAGGTCGAGGCCCGCTCCGAGAACCTCGGCATAGACACGCTGCCACTGCCGGCGGACGCCCTGGCCGCCGCCCGCGCTGGCACCGAGTGGCTGGGGGACGTGGCGGCGGAAGGCCAACGGCTGCGGCTCTTCGTCATGCCCCTGTTGGTCACGCGGCAGGCTGGCGAGCCGCCGTTCCTGCTGGTGTTGCAGCTCGCGCAGCCGCTGGCCGTCTTTGACTACACCCTGCGGACCCTTCAGACGACGGTGGCCGTCGTCGGATCGGTCGGCATCGTGGTGGCGCTGGCAGCCGGCTGGGTGCTGGCGCGCACGGCCCTGCACCCGATCGACCGGCTGGCCTCGACGGCTGACGCCATCGGCGCGGCGCGCGACTTCGGGCAGCGCGTGCCGGTGGCCGGGACGCGCCAGGACGAGATCGGGCGGCTGGCGACGGCTTTTAACCGCATGCTGGACGAGCTTCAGGCTGCCCATGATCAGGTCGCATCGGCGCTGGTGGCGCAGCGCCGTTTCGTGGCCGACGCCAGCCATGAGCTGCGGACCCCCCTGGCGACTTTGCGCGGCAACATCGACCTGCTCCGGCAGATCGTCGCGGACGCCGGCCAGCCTGACGCCACCGAGTCGCTGATCCTCGACGACGTCAGCGCCGAAGCCGAGCGGATGGGGCGGCTGCTGGCCGATCTGCTGCTGCTGGCCCAGGCTGACGCCGGCCAGCACCTGACGCTGCGGGCGGTCGATCTGACCGAGGTGGCCCGCGAGGCGGCGCGCGCCGCCCGCCTCCTGCGCGACGACGTCCAGGTTGAGGCCCGGGCGCTGCCGGAGGGGCTGCTCGTGCAGGGCCACGCCGACCGTCTCAGGCAGGTGCTGCTGATCCTGCTGGACAACGCCGTCAAACATACGCCGACAGGCGGTCAGGTTGTGCTGACGGCCGGGCTGGAGCAGCGAACGCTGCCCGACGCCGCGGCGATGGCCGACGCCGCGGCGATGGCCGTCGTGCGGGTCCGTGACCAGGGGCCGGGCATCCCGCCATCCGAGCAGGCGCGCATCTTCGAGCGGTTCTACCGCGCGCCGGGGACGCGGTCTGGCGAGGGCGCCGGACTCGGGCTGGCGATTGCCCGATGGATCGCCGAGGAGCACCACGGCACGATCTCGGTGGAGAGCGCCCCGGGTCAGGGAGCGACGTTCACGCTGGAGCTGCCGTGCCTGCCTCCCGAGCCGCCCGGCGAGCCGCGAGAGACGGCAGCAAGAGAACCGGTGCTGGCCTCCTGA